DNA from Rhipicephalus sanguineus isolate Rsan-2018 chromosome 11, BIME_Rsan_1.4, whole genome shotgun sequence:
TCCGTGACTCAAGCTTTGCTTATGTGTTCACGTCATTGCACGGTACGAAAAATCCTGATGTGGGCAAATCTTGTTGCACACATCTGCGCAAGCACAAGCATTACGATGCATTGACTTTGTGCAACATCGAAGGAGATTGGGTATTGTAAGACCCGCATGATATCAAACAAGGTTATGTACCATTTTGTCACAGGCACAGAGCTTGCTACAGGCCATGCATAAAAGCACAGTAtcgtttgttttatttgttcTACTTTACTGTACAGTATTATTTTTCTCAGCAGTCTTCTGCCCAAACAGGCTGTATCGGTGCACCCTGTTGCTTCAGTTTTATGTCTTGCATTGATCTGACAGTATTGTTTTCGTGAAACATATTTAAATGTACTTGGGCATTGGTGCTTTCGTGCACGAATGTCtcttttttatgttgttttttttaccCGTGGGACAAGTGCTTTCGCATGTATGTGTAATTGTCTTGTGTTGTACATATAAAAGATGAATTGGCAGTGTATTCTGGTTTGTTGTGTTCTTTGCGAGGAAGCTGTTCAGCGCAGCTCCTTAGCCAGGGGCTTTGTTTCACAACACACCTTCACACTTTTCTGTGCGACACATCACCTAATCACTCCTAAATAATTACTGGGGTTTGATAGTAATTACTGGTGCGTGCAGCACAAGACAGGGCCCCGACTTCTGCCACACGCATGGGGGCTGTTACTGAAAATGGCCGATGTCAACAGACTGTACAGACACTTGTGAAAGCGGGCAGATAATGCAGCAACCTTACCGGAAAGCTGGAACTGTTGGGACATGTTTAGCCACCAGATTTGGCAGCAGTCTGGCAACATACTTATGCAACCTATGCAATCATAGAGTTTATGAACCTCTTATGAGCACCAGTCCACTGCCTTGACCAGTCATAAGCCTGCCTCATACTCTTCGTGCCTTAGTGAGCCACTATTCTTGCACTGCGAGGAAGCCGTTGCACTGTGAGGAAGGAGCTGCACTGAACAGCTTCCTCACAGTGCTCATCGATGCATATTTTCCCTTCCAAATTCACTGGTGCACTGGCCAGCGCACGCTTTCTCTTTGATGTGTCTCGCAAACAAGATGTCTTGCCAGACGTCGCTTTGTGTTTAGCTAATTCAATTTTCGCTTGACAATGCGCTCTCTGGATTTGGCTATTATTCTTTGGTTAAAATGTACTCTGCCAAGCTGATGTCATGCAGGACAATGCCAGCACACACAAGGTACTGACAGAGGTTAGACTTTCACACCATTGAGCATTCTTGTACGGCATTGTGCGGCATAGATACCGTGGCCGtgacggggtgccaccacttgcacAGGAGCATACGTGTACACGTTACAGAGAATAAGTAACTGATTatgattacaattacttcctttaaaatgtaattgattacagtggtcaattacagcctcAGAAAAGAAATTacgcaattacagaaatgtaatctgttacttttgcgttactttacTTCAAAACTTTATTGCCATCAtgcaagtttactcaaactacaacaaACTACTGTgacttgcatggtagagagaaggctggaggcttgtgttaaggctgggaggcttactggtGGCTTCTGTGACATAGTGTtacacgttaactttcaacaggagttgtttttcaaagttgttgctgattcttccacgtttgcTCGTTAGAAGGTCAGCTACTAGACCGAACAATCTCGCAATGCacgcgctggagggaagggcggtattataatgTAGTCTTATGTTTTCCTGAAAACCTTGCACACCAGCTTGTAGTGACGCAGGGTTTTcatgctagtgtccatgtcctctacgAAGCGTCGTGCTTTGCttttgctggcgctcgggtaaggcgttgcaggtaaggccaaggaaaaggtgaaaaaataggctctgtagggaaCCCCCCTCTGACAGAACGAGGAGTCCCTACAGAGCGGTCACATAATTTTCAGGACGaaaactgccgtagaagactggttcaacttgactttggaaaaaaaaaaaaattgattaccggtaatcaattacaagtGATCGATTACTTGTAACTCGTTACGTACAACTTTGTACAGGTGCGATTGACATAGCCAGGGAGTTCAACACccctcccccgccatacccattCCCaaaattttttaattttgcatgtgtatagatatatatatatattgtgagcgctgactgtgccgttcatcatcttcacttgtgcatacaaatcatcgtgatcatcatcatcgtgttggctggtcggtgttcggtttttggttcgcgcgcctttgctgtaaatataaCAATCGTtctgtcgtacctgacgtcgtctcacaagtggtggagcgtgctgtgattcccacgtcctcttgctctaccggtcacccctggagctccggtctggtcgacgtcTGTGCTCGCCAACAAcatccatggcacaaaacgacgcaTCTCCTGCCGTCGCTGCCGCGCCTGCTCAGCCTGCTGGGCCTCAGTACACCGTGAGTACCTCGCAGCGAGACCCTCctgtattttccggccttcgtgGTGAGGACGTAGAAGAATGGCTGGACAATTACGACAGAACGATTGttatatttacagcaaaggcgcgcgaaccaaaaaccgaacaccgaccagccaacacgatgatgatgatcacgatgatttgtatgcacaagtgaagatgatgaacggcacagtcagcgctcacactatttcccCCCTtgacgaaagcggtcagcaagtcGTCCATTTAGGaagggtacgaacgccggatatagggcttcaggcgagacacatgggtgatctcggtaccgcgacggcggcggtccgaagccgaactaacaggagcgacgcgatagttcactggggaggttcgttcaagcacggtgtaagggcccaggtatctgtgaacgaatttttcacagagccccggtgtaCGAATAGGagtccagaggagcacttcgtcgcctgggtggaaagacacaactctacgtgtctcatcgcgacgaactttcctcttggcctgaatggcagaggtgttggcgcgggcaatttcacggcagcgggtgacgcgggcagcgaactcttctggaagggacgctgatgggacagagggcgcggacaagaagctggtgtccagaacaaaagacggtgcacggccatacacgaggaaaaacgggctgtagcttgtagtgcgttgtatggcagtattgtaggcaaacgtaacgaaaggcagtattgtgtcccagttcttgtgatcgggctgaacatacatagagatcatgtctgacaacgttcggtgaaaacgctcgatgagaccatttgtctgcgggtgataggccgaggtggtcttatggatggtgtcagaggcctgtaggacttcagcgaggacatgagaaagaaaggtgttgccacggtcactaaggagaactcgaggggcgccgtggcgcaagataatggcacgcaggacaaagtcggcgacttcggaggcagcacctgaaggaagagcggccgtctcagcgtagcgagttaagtggtctacggcagtaacgatccagcgatgaccggcgggtgtaattggaagaggtccgtataagtctatgcccacgaactcgaagggagcggacgggcacggtagcggttgtaaagggccggcgggaagagatgtcgaacgttttcggtgctggcatgacgaacaggactcgacgtacttggaaacactagtggaaaggccaggccagaagcagcgagtcttgatgcgatcgtaggttttatgaaaacctaagtggccagctgtcgggtcgtcgtgaaaggcttctaaaacttggagtcgaagttgtggtgaactctaaatgcgccgcagtgcagccgtggcgctgccagcgtgaggaagaacgacattccctttcctccctctgcgccgtaacaaaggcacgaaggaggcgcggagagggagagaaggaaaaccagttcgccgaGGCTGGtcggattcgctcgctggatttcaagcaagacggacgtgccggccgcgatgtcctggattactcctcgtacctctcgctgaccggcgccccgtgacggactcctcgcccgctatgccgtgcgccgctcatcgtcgggaccttctccgtttcgtcggtgttgtgcactgtgcctctagctgtgtttcgcggacccgtccctgaactcccgtgaccgtttcccaatctttcctgtcctcttttctcttcgttggatggatgtgctcctctcacttttctctctattttcctactattcttttattccctccttaccccccacccctacaaggcactgcgccgtgtcgcctataggcagacagaaattaggtgtctttttcctttcctgaataaccacagaagaagctagttggtaccgagactctcaacaacacgcctcgtctctgcgtcgctcacgcgtgccaacaattggtgacccgcagtcccgaacatggaacaccacgacgccgtcgccagcccgacagtagctgtgttagacgtgaagcttcctcccttttggaccagcgacccggcactttggttcgcccaagtagaatcgcagttcgccgcccgccgcatcaccgccgaccacaccaagTACCACCACGTGGTCGCCAACATCCCACCTGCCACAGCGAGCGAGGTGCGCGACATTCTGCTTGCCCCACCAGCCGAAGATGCCTATCGAGTGCTCAAAGAGACGCTGATTCGCCGTCTAACCCCTTCGGAGCCGGAGCGCCTGCAGCAGCTGCTACGCGAGAACGAACTGTGCGACCGCCGACCCAGCCAACTGTTGCGTCACATGCAGCAACTAGCGGGCTGCACAGCAGGTCTCGACAGTCGCCTGGTGCAGGAGCTTTTCCTTCAAAGACTGCCCGCAACCGTGCGGAtaggcgtcacggcctccggagagACGGACGTTTCCAAGATCGCCGAAATGGCTGACCGACTCATGGCCGTCGCCACGCCCATGGCCACGCCAGCAGTTGCCACGGTGCTCGCCGAAGCCTCGCCCTCTCCCGCCTTGTTGGAGATTCGTGCGGAAATTTCTCGCCTCGCCGACCGTCGCGGCGCTGCAGTCAAGCGGAAGCCAAAGCACACGGCGGAGTGCTACACAACAACAGCGGCagctgtgctggtaccaccgtaagTTCGGTGATACTGCACGGAAATGCGTGCCGCCGTGCGAGAAATCGGGAAACGCGCCGAGCCAGCACTGACGGCGACAAGTGCCACCGGCTCAGCGGAAAGTCGCCCGTCGGTCTTCTTCCTGACTGATCGCGAGAAAGGTACCCGTTTCCTGGTCGACACTGGGGCAGAAGTGAGCGTTGTGCCGGCGTCGCCAGTCGATCGCAAAGGCCCGTGTTCGTCACCGTTGCAAGCTGTAAATAACACGACGATACCGGCGTACGGGCACCGCTCACTCTCGCTGGACCTGGGCTTCAAGAGGACATTTCGGTGGAtatttgtggtagctgacgtaaaaTTTGCTATCCTGGGAGCAGACTTCTTGCGTCACTTTGGACTGCTTGTTGATGTACGCAACCGGCGTATACAGGATCCCCTCTCACAAGCAGAAGTGTGCGGAAAGCAGTCTAAGCATCCGCCTCTCAGCCCTACACTCGTGATACCACCGGGCACCGCCCGTTTTACGGCTATCCTACGCGAGTTCCccgagctgacgcggccgccacagACCGGCGGGGTCGTCACACACAGTGTATGTCACCACATTTCCACCACAGGGCCCCCGGTTTACGCACGCCCACGCCGCCTGTCCCCCCAGAAGCTGCAAGTAGCACGAcaggagttcgaccacatgctcgagctcggcataatccgcccatccgctagcccttgggcatctccactacacatggtgccaaagtctacaccaggagactggcggccctgcggggattatcgagccctcaaccgagcaaccgtgcccgaccgttatccgctacctcatattcacgacgtcacggccaacctGCATGGTGCGACACTGTTCTCCAAGATCGACCTTGTACGTGCCTACCATCAAATTCCCATGGCCTCAGAAGACATCCCGAAGACGGCGATAACAACGCCattcggcctgtttgagttccTCCGCATGCCTTTCGGCTTGAGAAACTCCGGACAGACATTCCAGCGCTTTATTAACGGCGTTTTGCACGGCCTCGACTTCTGTCATGCGTACCTCGACGATCTACTCATCGCAAGCAGCACACCAGATGAACATGAGGTGCATCTGCGATCCGTGTTTCAGCGCCTGGCAGAGCATGGAATACTGGTGAACACGGACAAGTCTGAGTTTGGGGTGCACAAGCTGACGTTTCTTGGCCACGTCATCTCGAACTCCGGAATTAAACCTCATCCAGACAAGGTTAAAGCTGTCGAGCAGTTCCCACAACCCAGCACTAAACGTCAGCTCCGTGAGTTCCTTGGTCTCGTGAACTACTACCGCCGTTTCATCCCCCAGTGTGCCACTATTCTACAGCCTCTCCACCTCCTGCTGTCGACACACGAAGGTGCCGCTAAGGATACAAAGGATGCCGCTAAGGAGCTCTACTGGACGGAGGGCGCCCAAGCGGCCTTCCAAGAGATCAAGAGGCGTCTTgccgacgccgcgcttctcacttacccgcaaccgggagttccgcagtgcgtcatggtcgacgcatcgaacgtagctgtgggtgccgcactgcaacaactcatcaaaggagtgtggcgaccaatcgctttcttttcccgGAAACTGACATCCACCGAACAGCGGTACAGCACCTTCGGGCGCGAACTGCTGGCCGTCTACGCGACAATCCGGCACTTCCGGCATTACCTAGAAGGTACCGAATTCTTTGTCTTGacggaccacaagcctctcaTGTATGCCTTGCGTTCACTGAATGCTGAGGGGGGCGCCCATACAGCCCGCGAACTGCGGCAGATGTCATACATATCTGAACTTACCACGGACATCCGCCACATCAAAGGAGTCGACAACGCTGTCGCCGATGCCCTTTCGCGCAGCCCGGTCAGCGCCATAACCTGTCCCACAGGAATAGATCTCAGCAAAATGGCGGCTGCTCAACGGGATGACGACGAATTGCGCCGCCTACAAGAAACGTCGACGTCACTAAACCTGCAGTGGTTGCCCTTGCCAGGTACAGAAGGGCTTTGCTGCGACACGTCTACTAGCAAGCCACGACCATTTGTGCCCATGCACTTCCGTCGCGAGGTATTCGCATCGCTACACGAGATGTCACACCCAGGAATCCGGGCTACGCAAAAGCTCCTAACGGCACGTTTCGTATGGCCCGGCATCAACCGCGATTCCCGACAATGGACTCG
Protein-coding regions in this window:
- the LOC119375087 gene encoding uncharacterized protein LOC119375087, with the protein product MAQNDASPAVAAAPAQPAGPQYTYHHVVANIPPATASEVRDILLAPPAEDAYRVLKETLIRRLTPSEPERLQQLLRENELCDRRPSQLLRHMQQLAGCTAGLDSRLVQELFLQRLPATVRIGVTASGETDVSKIAEMADRLMAVATPMATPAVATVLAEASPSPALLEIRAEISRLADRRGAAVKRKPKHTAECYTTTAAAVLVPP